From the genome of Canis lupus familiaris isolate Mischka breed German Shepherd chromosome 20, alternate assembly UU_Cfam_GSD_1.0, whole genome shotgun sequence:
TTGTACTGAATCTGCACTTTGGTCTGGGGAATCCTTCTCTATTACCAAACATctgtaatgaaaaaaatgttccctGGGGAGTGAGCAAATAACAGTTACTGGCACAGGGCTATGACCTCTGGTAATAGTAGTTTTCCTGGGTACAACATTTTTTGTAGATGATGACACAGGTAGTGACCCTTAGAGCTGTGCAGTGCACAATTACACAACTGCACGTGGTGGTGCTGTGCATATCCTCAGCATTTTGCAGTAGAAAATGATCCAATAATGATTGCCAATTTTCCATTCCATCTTATAGCAGCTACTATGTACTATATGCTAGTATGCATTCATATTTAGCAAAATTACAACTTTATGCAGAAGTTATATAGGACAAGAGAAATACAGTATTATTCCATGAAGCCTTCCAAAATATGACATTGATATACTCATTGTTAAACCAGCCTCTACCCAGGTAGGTATGATGCTCATGAGCTGCAATGACATGGCAAGACCTGGCTGACACAACCTCAAATAGTAAGCCAGTCTCTATAACTCTTCTGGTGATACAGTGCTACAAGGTACTATGAGATACTGTAAGGTAGCATTACTTGCACAAAATGTTGACAGCACTGTAGATTTATctgttattttaagtttttgagaaatgGCTTTTGTACTCTGTGAGGTACATTTAATTATTCTCTTACATGTAACATATGCATTACCGCTGTCCTCCCATTTGAACTGTAGactcttgaaaatatttaacactCACAATTTCTAGAATCCCTCAATAAATTTTTAGATGACTGATTAATTGAGACATGAATATGTACATATGTTTTAGTCTCCCATTGATTAAATGGCTCATTATCCTATTGTAACAGAATAATGTATTACtacaaaatgaattattattaaatacCATGCAGGGCAAACTCACGAAACATTTCAACTCACTTTTATAAGGACAGAGAAAAGGTTGAAGTATGTCAAAAGCACCTGCTATATTCTATATTTGACAACTGAATTATTAATAAAAcagacatttctagaaaattaagTCTCAAAGCCTatactgctttttattttgtgcaCAGAAATAATGAcagctattataatttttattattttaacttgttCAAAATATCTCCAATAGTTCTAAAATATCTTCGATATTAGGCATCACACAGGGCGtaacagattttatttcattctttcttaaagatttaatttatttattcatgagagacataggcagagggagaagcaagctcattgaggaaagcctgatgtggaactcgatcctgagactctgggaccacacccttaGTCGAAtgcatacactcaaccactgagccacccagacatacCTAGTAAcaggctttaaaaatatcatgttaAAATTAAAGTAAGTTACTTGTAGTCATCATATGTAATAGACTTTACCACATCTCTAACTGAATCATGTTCTGTGCATCATACATTCTAGAATATCAGCTTGTGTTTCTacaaactcattttagacagTGAGCACctaaatagtaaaaaaatcaaacccaTTCTATatcatttcttgttttctctccagCACAGTGGCGATATtcagagaagcaaaagcagaGACCTTCTGGCTACATTCTGAAGGTTTTCCCACCTGGGACCATATTAAATTGTATATCCTGGAAGACAGATTATCCAATGAAATATATGACAAGCATCCCTGGTTTTCCAAAGTTTGTGTTACGTGTTCATGAAAGACCTACATCAGTACCTGTTTTTACTAACTGacagaaatccaaagaggagTTTTGCTTtcacaaagaagaagaaaaccaaaaacagcaTTTGGCATTTGTTTTGCAGTGAGCCTGTTATAGAGGCAGCACGCACCCTGAGCAGCGAGAGTGGCCTCACTTAAGCTCCTTCCCCTGGAaccacactcagcatctcagcatcagaCCGCCATAGCTCGGAACTGTGTCTGTgaacatctgtgctttatctcgaTTTATTTTGTGCCTCCGTTAGCAAGATATGTCCTAAGGTACCAGAAAAGCCTGAGAGAGGTTATTTTTGTGGGTCTGGGAACActccaatttttttccttataaatcaATAGTAATTTGCTTCTTTGCTCTATGCCTTCAGCTTACAGGAGATTTCATAGGAATACTCTGCTATCAAATACTGGGATAAACCTGAATAAGTAGACCTCATTGCTGTCCTTTTACTTGTGACTTTCATATGTAATCATGGCTTCTCCAGCAAATGCATCTGTAAATTCCTGTTCGTTCTTACATTTCATCTCTAAATGTAACataatttctctgaaaatatgtttatattaaatatatttataaggtCTAACATTTTCAAGTGTTTGTCATAGGCCAGACATAATTATTTTCTACTACAATCCTTTCTGCAGTCCTGTAATGTAGGCACCCATAGTATCCCCCTAAtccttcccattttatagaagaggaaagtAAAGCTCAGGAATTAAAAGCTTGGTTTGCCAAATATCTCACAATTAAAGTAATGACATTGGGGCTTGAACTAAGAGTAACTCCAGAGCCAACCTCTTGAAACACGTTTGAAAGGGCCCATGTATCTCATCACATCATCTCTTGCCTTATAAATATAACTGCTTTGggggagccagggtggctcagcggttgaacatctgccttcgactcaggtcatgatcccagggtcctgggatcaagtcccgcattgggctcctgcagggagccttcccctccctcccctgtgtctctgcctctttctgtgtgtctctcatgaataaataaataaaatattttaaaaatataactgcttTGGAATTGAGTAGAAGTTGAAAGTCATAGCAAAAGAGATATATTCTAGACTTGATTCAAAGAATTCTTTTACACACTTTCACATGAAGGAATCAAGCTGAAATcccaaaaattatatattttaaccgagaaatatatgtatttaggaACAAAGCCACATATTCATAATTATACAATagagaaagtttaaataaaagattaatggGCCTGGTTATTACTTGGCCACATCATATATTATCATGAAACTTAGATCCTTATTGTATCAGAGACTATGGTAAAAACTCTAAGTTATAGGCTTTGTGATTACTTTAGTGACCTCATTCTAGTCAAATGGGATGGTATAGAGATGTGTCAATTACACAGAAATGTTAAACTTTTAGGAAAGAGTTTCCAATGCCAAATTTTATCTCAGCAATCATGTAAATTATAAACTGTAATGACTAAACACTTTCTTTGGAGATAATggtcatatttgtttttttaaaaatctactcagACATATTGTTGGCATAGCAGTCACAGACATTAGATTAGATACAAACTCTGGCAGCAACACGTAGTGTCCTTCATAAAATACTGCCATGTATCCAAATGCCATGTTATATAAAATTGGCGTAGAGAATCTGCATTTTGGTAAGCTAATAAAATTGGTATTCAAAGGCTCTCATTTTTATTACAGGAACACTGTGTATATTCAGCACTTGGACAGCAGGCATGGCCAATGCTCTGAAATGATCCCAACAagagaaggaatagaaaaccCCACCAATAAATCTAGCCAAGAAGAACCTTAAAGATGGAATGTTAATCCAAATGAAGACTTGCTCTTGTTGTCTAATAATAATGAACAGCCAAATCTGAAAAGTATGAAAGCCAAAAAGAATCTCATAAAAGGgtgacaaaataaaagaaaaaatggaggaaaagaaaaacaatggacaAAAAGTGCAAAGAAAACAATGGATGTAAAAAAAGAGAGCTGGTCGTCATGGCCAGTGGAGGTGTGGAAAGGCTAAGAAAAATTACTTGAACAAAACTCAGGTAAAGGAGATAGCCTAAAGCAGAAAATGCCAGTCATAATAGTATTTTCACATGATAATTAACTGCCTCTTATGAGCTCCCCaccaaaactgttttttttataCAACTTCCATCAAGGAACCAATGTTTATAAAGATGACCCTGATTTTGGGATCCTTTCAAGTAAAGTCGAGTGTGTCTTGTTTCTTAAGCCACAACAGAATacaatacaatgaaagaaaaatattttcatccaagtggatgaaattttaaattaagctaaaaaaataatataaagagtGAAATTGAGATACATTCATTAGATTACTCCTTTCTGCCCCTGGATGCCGCTGAGTAAGCATcgttaaagtctcccctcccaccaccctcatgtctaagtcagagtctcccaaaggGCCTGAGCAGCTACAGAAGCTCTTCATCGGAGGTTGGAGCTTCGAAACAAccgatgagagtctgaggagccattttaAGCAACGGGGGATTCTTACagactgtgtggtaatgagagaccccaacaccaagcgctccagaggctttgggtttgtcACATACACCGCCGTGGAGGAGGTGGACCCAGCCATGCACGCAAGGCCacacaaggtggatggaagagtCGTGGAACCAAAGAGGACTAGCTCAaaagaagattctcaaagacctggtgcccacttaactgtgaaaaagatttttgctggtggcattaaagaagacactgaagaacatcatctaagagattattttgaacagtatgggaaaattgaagtgattgagatcatgactgaccgaggcagtggcaaaaagagaggttttgcttttgtgacctttgatgaccatgactctgtagacaagattgtcattcaaaaataccatactgtgaatggccacaactgggaagtaaggaaagccctatcgaagcaagagatggctagtgcttctTGCAGCCAAAGAGGCCAAAGTGGTTCTGGCAACTTTGGTGGTTTTCGTGGatgtggttttggtgggaatgacaactttggtcacGGAGGGAACTTCAGGGGTCgaggtggcttcggtggcagtggaggtggtggtggatatgGTGGCCGTGGGGATGGCTATAACGGATTTGataatgatggaagcaactttggaggtggcagACGCCataacgattttggcaattacaacaatcaatcctcaaatgttggacccatgaaaggacgaaattttggaggcagaagctccgGCCcttatggtggtggaggccaaatACTTTCGGCCACGAAaaggccaatactttgccaaaccacgaaaccaaggtggTTATGGCAGTTCCAGCAGCAGTAGCAGCTATAGCGGtagcagaaggttttaattactgccaggaaacaaagcttagcaggagaggagagccagagaagtgacagggaagctacaggttacaacagatttgtgaactcagccaagcacagtggtggcaggccTAGCTGCTAcgaagaagacatgttttagacaatactcatgtgtatgggcaaaaaactcaaggactgtatttgtgactaattgtataacaggttattttagtttttgttctgtggaaagtgtaaagcattccaacaaagggttttaatgtagatttttttttttgcactcatgttgttgattgctaaatgtaatagtatgatcatgatgctgaataaatgtgtctttaaaaaaatgaaattatgccAACTAAAGAGAAAATGCTCATTCACCTAAAAATTTCACCGTTCTCCAATTCCTGTTATACATGGCATACCATAGAAGTAATATATCAGAGTATATAACACTGAGATGGATCTTTCAATGTATCACTAAGATTTTCATGAAAATTCTTAACTACAAAAGTAAATTAtgtaacaaaatgagaaaagtctaccagtacaaaaaaaaaaaaaaaaaaaaagaaaagtctaccAGTAAGCTTAAGAAGAAATTCCGTTAGAAATACTAATGTCATTTTTACCATATGGTTTGTAGAccatttattctattaatatttttaataccataatgtacataaataatatttttatatgcttttacaAATGACATTGgctcacaaaattaaaaagtaccaCATTATTGAATCAAAATAGTAACTGAAAGTCCAgtttttatctgattttaaaataacttatctACCAGTAGTTGTACTTCTTTCTCCAAAAGAATTGATCTAAACTCTAAAGACAGTAACAAGGAagaattctttcctttcccaaaaAGTAGACCAAAAATGTACAGCAAAAACCTCTCTGTTCCCTACCTTTGCATTTTTAAGATGAATATTGCTCATTCTGTGTATGTGTGGTTtagcagaaaaggaagagagaagaagagggtaGTAAAAGAGACCAGGAATCTGAAGAGTGAATAGAGACTGAGATGTGACAGGCACCACGCAGGAGTTTAGGCATTCATTCAATTCTTCACCACCCCTTCTGTTTATCTCCAATCATGCTGTTAAACAATTGCATTTACTCATCCTAATAATAGTGGTCAAAAATTTTAATCTACCTGGTATGCAGAACAGAGTAGTTGCTATGCAAACATAATGGAATTTACAGAGAAAACTACAACATTATTATAAATTGacttaaagacataaaaaaaaaatcagagtggtAGAGATGAAACAAGTCCAAATCATACAagaatgcatctttaaaaaaagataacctgGTCTTCAGAAACCTCACTGAACTACTCTGAATGACAAGAGCTAATGCattgacttttgattttgattcTCCTGCTGATAGCTTATAAGGATTATCTAGTTATCTGAATGAAACCTTCCTTGTTTAATTGTAGCAGatggtctctgtctctttcaccTACTGATTATGAAATGTTCATGTGTAAAATCCAAGTAGATGATCTTTTTTGTGATGgcttttaaatatcagaaaaaatctccttcattttgaaaataattattttcatgagtaaaagggaaaaatccaGCAATTATTGAAGGATTTTAAATCACAACCAGGattcatacttttttctttaatgggtTCATTAATGCTGTGTTAACTGAAAGGCCAATGATAATGGCTGTaccatgaatgaaatcataccacCATGAATGAAATCCCAGTTTCTGCATGCACAGCCAGTGCCAATTTATACTGCACCTGCTGCCCAGTTGACAACGAACACTACATCCTATTGATTAATTGATACACTTTGTTTTCACACCTACTAAATATGTGAAGATATGTGCATCTTAGTAGCAATAAAGTATGAGATTTGGGGAAGTCAATCTAGaacttatttcatatttttcaaatgtatttgaaTATTCAACATGAATAATATGACTTatattagtcttttaaaaatatccccaaatatGTCCCTTTACCAGAATAtaagtttattttccttaaaggGGGGGGGATGGTCAAATGTTGCATACtacataatttacttatttatgacacTTATTCATAGGTATACTtacaatttattttccatttcccacTACTACCATGTTACCTTAtcagaacagaacagagattttgtctgttttgttcaccaacacctttccaatattttgaatgagacctggtacatagtaagtactcaacaaatatatgttgaaaaaaatgGCTTTGTTCTTTAATCACGGTTCTTGTCATATCATAGATTGTGAATGAATAAACCATGAGGTCCTGAGATCAGGAATGGCTTCTTATGGGTATCTTTATGAATTAGGCACTAACTCAGTACCTTCTGCAATGTCAGGCATACAGTAGGGACTCAATAAGTATTTGCAGAATTCTAACCATTTAACAATTTTTCatagtttagggacacctgggtggctcagggcgtgatcccgggatccaggatcgagtcctgcaacaggcttcttgtggggagcctgcttctcccacaaGGAgaagcctatgtctctgcctctctctgtgtgtctctcaggaataaataaaatgtttataaatttaaaaaatttcatagtCTAGTGAAATATTTAGTCACgctaaataaaaattgaaagaaacttGGCCAAAATAATGGATTAGAGAAGGCAGGATTCATCAATGAAAGCAAGATATTAAATATGTCATTCTAGCAAAAAACTCAGTATCTATACTATTTGTTGAAATGTTCTGTGAGTCTTTATTAGTCATAAGCTCATTTAACTGCCATTGCTGATTAATTTTGTACACATTGGATTTTTATATTACAAACTGTTAAATGACTAGGATTCATGTTCAGAGATTCATTCTGGTGATGTTAAGTGCCAGGAATGTtaatacactttaaaagggtCCATGGTTGCTACGTATTGAAcatattactgaaaaataataataaaaatattataacaaCAGCTTCATGAATGAATTTGGTCTAGCCAGAACATTAAATTTTTCCAACATTTAATGTTTATAGGCAACGTTACTCATGGAAATGTAGAAATTATTACACTATAAC
Proteins encoded in this window:
- the LOC608117 gene encoding LOW QUALITY PROTEIN: heterogeneous nuclear ribonucleoprotein A1-like isoform X1 (The sequence of the model RefSeq protein was modified relative to this genomic sequence to represent the inferred CDS: deleted 1 base in 1 codon) — protein: MSKSESPKGPEQLQKLFIGGWSFETTDESLRSHFKQRGILTDCVVMRDPNTKRSRGFGFVTYTAVEEVDPAMHARPHKVDGRVVEPKRTSSKEDSQRPGAHLTVKKIFAGGIKEDTEEHHLRDYFEQYGKIEVIEIMTDRGSGKKRGFAFVTFDDHDSVDKIVIQKYHTVNGHNWEVRKALSKQEMASASCSQRGQSGSGNFGGFRGCGFGGNDNFGHGGNFRGRGGFGGSGGGGGYGGRGDGYNGFDNDGSNFGGGRRHNDFGNYNNQSSNVGPMKGRNFGGRSSGPYGGGAKYFRPRKGQYFAKPRNQGGYGSSSSSSSYSGSRRF